In Phycisphaerae bacterium RAS2, the DNA window AGGGTGAAGTCGGGCTTGACGGTGATGCCGTTGGCCATGAAGAAGCCGCCGGTGAGCGCGCCGCCGCCGCCGGCTGAGGGGTTGCCGGCGCCGTTCCAAGTGTTGTAGTCGAACTTGATCGTGCCGGCATTGAGGCTCTTCACGTTGTCGGTGACATCTCGGTCGAACTGCGTGAAGGCGGTTCCGTATGACTGCACGGTGACACCGTTCGGCAGATCGTAGGGCGTGTTCGCGGGGAAGTACCGGTTCTGGGCATGGGCCGTCGCGGTGATGCAGAGCACCAGCAGACTGAAGAGCCCAAGTGAAATTCGCTGTGAGGTTCGCAGATTCATCACGATGGTTTCTCCTTTGGATTGCAGATGCCCGACCGAGGAATCCCGAATCGGACCATGCAAGAATTCACAAGAAGGGTCGCGGACGCTCATAAATCCGCAATCGGATTCGAGAGCCAGTGTATCGTTTTACCTGCACCAAATCAAGGATTCGGAGCAATGTGCGCGGCGAGCGACCCAGGGATTTTGATCTGTTCGTAAGCGCAACGGGCGGAAGAACTTCCAGCGGTCGCCCCGCGCGAGACCTAATGATGTGACCTGTGAAGATTTCGTTAGAGTCGAGCGCGTGGGTTACTTTTTCATCTTCTCCATCAGAATCCGCGCCGTTTCAGGCCGCATGATGCGGGCATCGGGCAGCGTGCCGGCCTGGAGCTGCTCCCGGATCTCGCGCCCGCTGATGCTGACGGGCTTCTCATCGGCATGATTCTCGACGAGATCGACTCGGCCGATGCTCTCGTAGAACGCCGCAAAGCCGACTTTAAGCGGCTTGATCGCGAGATGCCCGCCGAGCGAATCGAAGATCCGCTGCGCTGCGAGGCCGTCCCAGATGTCCTTGCCGTCGTCGTAGGGGGCGTCGGCGTGCTTGCGTCCGATGATGATGTCGGTGAAGCCGTAATTCTGGCGATAAATGGCGTGCATGACGGCTTCCTTCGGCCCGCCGTAGAACATCTTGATGTCGAGGCCGAGCAGAATGACGCGGTCGTGCAGTGTGTAGCTCTTTGTCTTCCACAGCGCGGCGTCGCTGTCGCCCTGGCCGAGGGCGTTCTGATCGATCAGCGCGCGATACGTTCGCATTCGCGTGGCGGCGTCGACGTCGTCGCCCTTGGTCTCGCCGATGAGGGGGTTTAGCACAGCGCCGGCCGTGTCGCATGTACGCACAAGTGTTTCCAGTCCGTAAACGAGTGCGTATTCGTGCGCGCGGTGAAGCGGGTTGCGGGTTTGAAACGCGACGACGCGCGTCCAGCCCTTCTCGGCAAACAACTTCCGCGTTTCAGTGGGACGCAGCACGAACTGCCCGTAGTCGGGGTGCTTCGGCTGGGGCAGGACTTCGATCTCGCCGCCGAGCAGCATCGAGCGGTTGTCGCCCATCACCATTCGCCCGCCGGGGTGGTCGGTGCGCTCGGTCTGGTAGACGGCCTTGAGGTAGCGGGGCTTGTCGTAGGAAAAGATATCGCCAATTGTCAGGATCGCGACGGCCGCGCCCCGCGAATTCACTAATTGCACCTTCTGGCCCGCTTTGAGCGATGCCGCGGTGTCGCTGTCGACCGGCAGCGAGATGGGAATCGTCCAGGCGTATTTCTTGCCGCCGTGCTCGATCGCGCCTTCATCGAGGCAGCGCTGCCACGCGTCGTGATTCATCGGCCCGGTCAGCGGGGAGAGCGCGCCGTCGCCGAAGCGGTAAACGCTGGACAGGTCGGCGTCATCCACGGGCACGGCCTTGAGCGTCGCGGCTTCGCGCTCGAAGTCCTTGAGGCGGTTCGCGGGGACGGTGCGATCTACGGGAGCGGCGAGGCCGCCATGAACGGGAACGAGGTCGGGCATGGGGTGTCTCTCTGGGGGTTCGTAAACGCGGGATGATACCCTCGGTGCGACGTTGCGCCAAAAGGCATGATCTGCGTGCTTGCTTGACCCGGCCCGGTTGGTCGATAACATCTATGGATCGTTCTCGCCCGTTTCGTGATCGGCCGCGCCGCCGTTGACGCTCACATGACCACCGCCAGCATCCATTCGCCTTATTCCGGAAGGTCCGATGCCGACGCGGCGAGTGCATCGCCCGTTTCGCTTTGGCAGATTCGCACGGTGCGCTACTGGTTGCGTGCGATTGCCTGGACGCTCGGCGGAATCGGCGTGTGCCTTGTTTTTTATGCGGTCGACAAGTGGTGGATTCCGTTCGACGGTGAGACCCGGCCGACGGACTTTCGCATGTTCAAGAATCCGACGACGGTGCCGATGCGCATCATGGGCATCCCACATTTCTTGATCGCCATTTTGTTCCTTGCATCGTCGCGGCGGATGAATCAGTGGAGGAATCGGCTGGCGTTCCTCGGGCTGTGCGGCGTGTCGGTCGTGCTGTGCCTGCTGTGGCGGCGCGTCGGTGGGAATCAAAACGCCTTCGCGGTATTCCTGTTCTACTTTTACTTCCTGTTTCACGGGTTCCGTGACGATGCATTCTTCTATAAGACGTATGGCGATATGCCGCCGGAGGCCGTCGCCTCGCACGGGCGCGTGATGGGCGTGTTGCAGGTCTTGCTGCTGGGCCTGCTGGCGTCGCTCTTCTGGCCCGCGGCGACGCAGATTTCGCAGAAGCGTTATGAGATCATCGATCCGATCCTCGCCAATTTCTTCCCGGCTGACTGGCCGTTTGTGATGCGATTGATGTCGATGTTTCTGCCGATGGCCGCGGTGGCGTTGTTCGTGCTGCATCGCATGGCGCGCAGCGTACCCGGCGGCTGGGCGGGGTTCTGGCGCGTGCATCGGCCGATTCTCGCGGTGTATCTCTTCTCGCTCGGCGTCGTGGTTCTGGCGCTCCTGGGCGGTTCCGGCGCGTTCGATATCTGGGTGTTGACGCATTTCGTCGCGTGGTATTTCTTCGCGTTGTTTCTGATTGATCGGCACCCGCCCAAGTCGCCGCCGCAGGGCGTCTGGGCCTGGATGCGCACGACGCGGCCGGGCTTCATGACGCTGCATCTGGGCATGGCGGCGGTGGTCGCGGTGTTGATGGCGATTTCGGTCTACGGCTTCGGGAAGAGCGCGACGGCGCTGGATGTGGTGGTTGGCAAGGACAGCTTCTTCTATTGGACGATTGTGCACGTCACGTTGAGCTTCGTGCCGCGCTAGTGCGGGTCGAAGGACGAATCCCAGCCCCGAGCGCGAGCGAGCGGGCACCCGGTGCGCCCGAATGACATCAAACTCTCACAGCTCGGTGACCGTTGAACTCGGCGAGCGTTCGTATTCCATCCACATCGGCGCGGGCTTGCTCGATGGTCTGGGCGCGTCTGTGCGATCGTGTTGCCCCGGTGCGCGGCAAGTAGCCGTCGTCACCGATTCAAACGTCGGCCCGCTCTACGCCGATCGCGCGTTGACCTCGCTTGCTGCCGAAGGGTTCGCGGCGACGTGGATGACGATTCCCGCGGGCGAGTCGTCCAAATCGCTCGCGATCGCATCCGAGCTTTACGACGCGCTCGCCGAGGGGCGACACGCGCGCGATGAGCCGATCATCGCATTGGGTGGTGGCGTCGTGGGAGACGTGGCGGGCTTCGTCGCGGCGACCTGGCTGCGCGGCGTGCCGCTGATCCAGTGCCCGACGACCACGGAAGCGTGCTTCGATGCGTCCGTCGGGGGCAAGACGGCTGTCAATCATGCGGCTGGAAAGAATCTGATCGGCGCGTTTCACCAGCCGGCCCTGGTTTGCATCGATACGGCTTGCCTGGCCACGTTGAGCGATCGCGACTATCGCGCGGGGCTGGCCGAGTCGGTCAAGCACGCGATCATCGCCGACGAGGCGTTTCTGACCTGGCACGAGCAGCACGCCGCCGCGATTTGTTCGCGCGACGATGCCGCGCTGGTGCAACTCGTACGCCGCAACTGCGAGATCAAAACCGCCGTCGTCGCTGCTGACGAGCGCGAGGCATCCGCGAACGGCGTCGGGCGGGCGGCCTTGAACTTCGGCCACACGATCGGCCATGCGCTGGAGGCGGAATCGGCATACGGGCTTCGGCACGGTGAGGCCGTGGCGCTGGGAATGACGGCGGCGCTGGAGTTGGCGGTGCGACTCATGCGATTCCCGGCCGCGCTGCGCGATCGCGTGGAGGCGCTCATCACGGCGCTGGGACTACCGACTCGACTGGATCGGCCGCTCGACCTTGGCGTAACGCTCGCACGGCTCGCGTCGGACAAGAAATCCGCTGGCGGTCGTGTGCGATTCGTATTGCCTTGCGCGATCGGCTCGATTGAATGGGCCGAGCCATCCGAAGCGGACGTTCGCGCGGGCCTGGCACGACTGATGGTTCGCTGACCCGCTGTTTGCAATCAACACACCCTGCGGCATTCGGCTTCGAGCCGCTTCCCACGGCCGGTAATCATTTAATTCACCGAGCGGACTGACGTTTGCCGCGCGCTGTCATCGGCAGCGCTGCCCCAGTTTCGCGCCGCCGCACACGCGGTGCGACCCTTCCAATCGTCACGGCTTAAGGTCCGGCGGATTATTGAATCGCTGCTCGGCGGCTTATCGCGCGTGCAGGATGGTTTCACCGGATTTTTCGCTCAAGGCCCGGGGCGTGCTGAATCCGATGGGCGGTGCGACGCCGCAATCGAGTCGTGGAGACGACTTCGCGGAGTCGGTGAAGTTGAAAGGAGCCGGGAAGCCATGAAGATTCGCATCGCAGTCGCCGCGTTCGCTTTGATTGCCAGCGCCGCCATCGCGCAGGCCTCGCCCGTGACATTCAACGGCATGGGTCTGAATCAGTCCGTCACCTACAAGTATGCCGGCGAAGAAGACACAAGCCGGGCCGGTCAGATTCTGATCAACTTTCAGAGCCAGAATCTCAAGGCCTATTGCGTCGACCTGGAGCATTCGGTGAAGTCGTCGTGGGATGCCTCCAAGGCGTCGCTCGATTTCATTAACGGAGGCCGGGCTGCGGCGTTCCTGTATGACACGTATGCGGCGACCGTGGACACGAACCTGAAGGCGGCCGCGCTGCAGGCAGCCATCTGGGAAGTTGTGACGGATTTCGGCGGGTCGCTCAACCTGCTGGCCGGCAATTTCAGGGTGCTGGATTCGGAGAGCGTGCGCAACCTGGCGACCACCTATCTCGGCTCGCTGCCGGGTGACGTGGGCAACTATCAATCGTCGTCGTACATCGTCAAGAGCGGCTGGGATCCGCGCAGCCAGCATCTGATCGTGCCGGAGCCGGCCACGCTGGGTGTCGTGATGGTGGCAATGGTCATGATGGCCGCCGACCGCCGCCGCCGCCGTGCGGCCGGGGCGCGCATGGAGCGTTGAGCGATTGCGTGAAGAATCGAAACCCGTTCGACCCACAGCCTCGCCGCTGACGGGCGTAGAACAAAGCTAATCCCATCCATGCACCGCCGCCGGGGGAGCGTGCCACCGCTTTCCCGGCGGCCTTGTTTATTGCGGCATCAACGTGTCATTCCGTCGGAATGTCCTTCGCGGCGTGGGCCACGCGCTCGGCGTTTTCGCCTTCGAGGCTCTTCGCGGCGGAAGCTGCAAGTTTGCGGGCGAGTTCGTTGTTGCCGGCTCGAACGGCGCGCTTCATGAGTGCGATGTACGTTTCGGCGGAGCCGTCGAATTCAATCAACTTGTTGGATACCCATTCTGCCTGTTTGTGCTGTCCCGTTCCAACGAGCGACTCATAGACCGGTGTGCAACCATCCACGACGCCCTTTCGAAGTGACGCCGCCGCGTCCTTCATCGTATCAGCGTGCTTCGATTTGGAGAGCGCCTTCGTCATCATGCTGAATTGCGAAATCTCCTGCTCCACAAAGTCTTTCGCGTTGCCCGTGCCTTTGAGCAAATCCGCATAGCGCTGCTTCTTCACGAGGAGCTCCGAGATGTCCCGTAGCAGTATGCGGATGAAGACCGGATTCGGCTCTTCCTCGGCGATGACTTTGTCATAGAGCGTCAGTGACTTCTCGAGGTCCCCAAGTGTTCGATTGATCGCGTTGTACTCCATAAGCGAGTTCATGCGAACGGGGTCAAAGGGTGAGTCGCCGCCCGACTTGGCAAAGACCTTGGCCTCCGCCTTGTCACGCCGCTTTTCCAGTTCTTGCCGGGCGCGGGGCAGCTTCGCGCTCAACCGATGAATGTCGGACAACAGAAATGAGAGGCGGACTCCCCCAAACCCTGCGCTGCTCGCGCCGTGGTCAAAGCACCACAGGTATTCATCCAGCGCTTCGTCGTACTTGCCCTTCTGCTCCAGCGACTGGGCGTATTGTTTGCGCATCATCGGGTCGTTCTCGCCGCCCTTGAGCTTCTCCTTCGCGCGGGCGATGCCGTCCTTGCCGGAGAGGGCTGCATTGGCGTCTTCGAGAAAACCGTCCGCATCGCGCCCGCCGACGAGGCGGTCGATCTCCGTCCCGTCCGGTTTGATAAAGACAATCGTAGGATATCCCTCGATGGTGTACTTCTTCGCCAGTTCGACGTCTTCCTCCGCGTCGACCTTCAGTGCGACCGTCTTCTCCTTCATCCACGCGATGACCTTCTTGTCCTTCCAGGTGGTCTTGTCCATCCGTTTGCAGGGCCCGCACCACGTCGTGTAGAAGTCGATCAGCACGACTTTCGAATCGCGCTTCGCGGCGGCGCATGCCTCCTTGAAGCTCATCTTTGCGAACGGCTCCTCGCCGCGCGATGCTCCCGCGAAAATCAACACGATGATGGCAACCATCAGGCGTTTGGACATGAGCGGTCTCCTGTTCGAAGCGCCGTCGCGGCGCGGACCCGTGGAAGTTGAATGTCTTCATTCTCCCGCCAATTCTCATACCCGTCGAATGGCGTTTTGGTGCGGCTCGACCGTCAGGACGCGGCCCGCCAACCGCCACTGCGGCATGTCAGGTTGGCAGTCCGGCCCGTCCCAGGACGAGCCAAGCCAGGGCCGCTCCGTGCCGGTCGCGCCATAAGTTCAGTTTCGCGCAAGGTTTGCAGAAAGTTCCGGCCCGGCTGCCAATTTCGAGGCCTTGGCATCCTCCTTGCCCTTAGGCGGATCGAACCCTGCGCCGCCGGCTTATGCCGCCGAGCAGCGCGGGTCATTGCGATTTGAGAATTCACAGGCAAGGAGCGTGATTCGATATGGCCAAGATCATCGGAATCGACCTCGGCACCACCAACTCGGTCGTCGCCGTCATGGAGGCGGGTTCGCCCAAGGTGCTCACCAACGCGATGGGCGCGCGGACGACGCCCTCGGTCGTCGCCTTCACTGACAAGGGCGAGCGGCTCGTGGGCCAGGTCGCCAAGCATCAGCAGGTGACCAACCCGACCAACACCGTCTTCAGCATCAAGCGATTCATGGGCCGGCGACACAGTGAAGTCGGCTCGGAAGAGAAGCTCGTGCCCTACACGATCACCGGCGGCGCCGAGGAGCTGGTGAAGGTCAAGATTCGCGACAAGGAATACACCCCGCCGGAAATCTCCGCCATGATCCTGCAGGATCTCAAAAAGACGGCTGAAGATTATCTCGGCGAAAAAGTCACCGCAGCCGTCATCACCGTGCCGGCCTATTTCAACGACTCGCAGCGCAAGGCGACGCAGGAAGCGGGCATCATCGCCGGTTTCGACGTGAAGCGCGTGCTGCCCGAGCCGACGGCCGCGGCGCTGGCCTACGGCATGGACAAGAAGAAGGGCGGCAAGATCGCCGTGTTCGACCTGGGCGGCGGTACGTTTGATATTTCCATCCTCGATGTCGGCGAGGGTGTCTTCGAGACGCTTTCGATCAACGGCGACACGCACCTGGGCGGCGACGACTACGACCAGGTGATGATCGACTACGTCGCCGAGGAGTTTCGCAAGCAGTACGGCATCGACCTGCGCAAGGACCCGATGGCGCACCAGCGCCTGAAGGAAGCCTGCGAGAAGGCCAAGTGCGAGCTGTCCAGCTCGATGGAAACGGCGATCAACCTGCCGTTCATCACGGCTGACGCAAGCGGGCCGAAGCACCTGAACCTGACGCTGACGCGGAGCAAGTTCGAGCAGATCACCGAGCCGCTGACGGAGCGGTGTCGGCGGCCGGTGCTCAAGGCGCTGGAGGATGCGAAGCTCTCGGCGGGCGACATCGACGAGTGCATCCTCGTCGGTGGATCGACGCGCATCCCGGCCGTGCAGCGGCTGTGCAAGGAGATTTTCGGGAAGGAGCCGAACCGCAGCGTCAATCCCGACGAGGCGGTGGGAGCGGGCGCGGCGATTCAGGCGGGCATCATCGGCGGCGAGGTGAAGGACATCCTCGTGCTGGATGTCACGCCGTTGTCACTGGGCGTCGAGACGCTCGGCGGCGTGATGACCGTGATGATCCCGCGCAATACGACCATCCCGACCAGCAAGAAGGAGGTTTACTCCACGGCGGCCGACAGCCAGCCGGAGGTGACCATCCAGGTGCTCCAGGGCGAGCGGCCGATGGCGATCGACAACCGATCGCTGGGCAAGTTCAACCTGACGGGCATTCCGCCGGCGCCGCGCGGCGTGCCGCAGATCGAGGTGACATTCGACATCGACGCGAACGGCATCCTGCACGTGTCGGCGAAGGACCTGGGCACGGGCAAGGAGAACAAGATTCGCATCGAGGGATCGAGCGGGCTGTCCGAGGCCGAGGTGGAGAAGATGCGCAAGGAGGCCGAGAGCCACGCCGCCGACGACCAGCGCAAGCGCGAGCTGATCGACGCGCGGAACCAGGCCGACAACCTCATCTACCAGACCGAAAAGACGCTGAAGGAACACGGCGAGAAAGTGCCGGCCGACGAGCGCGGCAAGGTCGAGAGCGCGATCAACAACCTGCGCGATCGGCTGAAGGGCGACGACGCCGGCGCGATCAAGAAGGCGTCTGAAGCCGTGATGACCGCCAGCCAGACGCTTGGCAAGATCATCTACGAACAGGCGGCCAAGGCGGGCGGCGCGGGTGGCGACGGTGCCAGCGGCGCCCCGGGCGGCGATGGCTTTGGCGCGGCCGGCGCATCCGGCGGCGGGTCATCGAGCGCGAAAAAGGATGATGATGTGATCGATGCGGAGTTTGAGGTGAAGAAGTAATAGTTGTAGCGTGGATACTTGCTCCATGTACTCCAGCTACCAACAAGAGGTGGTCAGCTTATACGTTTCGTACGCAGTTGCATTGTCGCATTATAGGCATCAAGGAGGATCGCCGTGAGCAACCATTCATATAGTGCAGACCGTTGGCGAAATGAGGTGACGTGTAAGCACCAATCCCAAATGCTCGGAAGGTACTTGGCTCCACTCTTAATCGTGTGGAAGAAATCGGGCAAGTCAGCACCCCTGTTGTATACTGGATTTCTATTGAAGCACCGCGATGCATGTCTGTGGGTGACAGCAGGTCATGTTATTGAAGAGATTAGAAAAATCATAAACGATGAATCAGTGACTATTATCAAGGCACATTGGCTTGATTGTTGTGGACATAATTCTGAAAGGGCTAGTATTCCGGTAGACCTCAAGGAACTGGTTTCCTTCTATATGGACACTGAAGGCTTTGATGCAGGTGTATTTGCTCTCAATGAGTACTATGTGCGTCTTTTTGAGGCAGGTCATGTAAATGAGTTCCTCACTGAAGGGGCGTGGCGGCTGAATGGTCAATGGTCGCCTCAAGGATATTATCTCATAGGGCAACCTGCAGAAAAGCATGTTCTGAAGAAATCGATCTTGAGTTCAACAACGGTCTTGTACAATCTTCGTTCTCCCACATACTGCCTGCCATTAGTCGAAATTCCAGACAGTTCAAATGAAGAGCCAAGAGAGTTTTGGTGCAGTCCCCATTCGTTCTACGGACAGCTAATTCCATTTGCAAACGGTGATGATCCCTCCGTTAGTGACATCCGATTCATGAGTGGCGGACCTATTTTTTCTGTCGATTGGTCGTTGCCGGGCCCACCGCAAATCGGGTTGATTGGGATTCAAAGTTCTTGGTTGCCGGAGAGCAGGAGAATCCGGGCAACACGCATTGAAGCTTTGACGGGAGCGATAGACTACTCAATTAATATGGCATTACAGGAGTTGCATGAAAGCAGTGGCCTCATATCTCTTACAACCAACCGATAGTGAACCTCAAAGTAACGACTTGGCATCGTAGATCGGTTACCTAGACCCGACC includes these proteins:
- the sat gene encoding Sulfate adenylyltransferase, which gives rise to MPDLVPVHGGLAAPVDRTVPANRLKDFEREAATLKAVPVDDADLSSVYRFGDGALSPLTGPMNHDAWQRCLDEGAIEHGGKKYAWTIPISLPVDSDTAASLKAGQKVQLVNSRGAAVAILTIGDIFSYDKPRYLKAVYQTERTDHPGGRMVMGDNRSMLLGGEIEVLPQPKHPDYGQFVLRPTETRKLFAEKGWTRVVAFQTRNPLHRAHEYALVYGLETLVRTCDTAGAVLNPLIGETKGDDVDAATRMRTYRALIDQNALGQGDSDAALWKTKSYTLHDRVILLGLDIKMFYGGPKEAVMHAIYRQNYGFTDIIIGRKHADAPYDDGKDIWDGLAAQRIFDSLGGHLAIKPLKVGFAAFYESIGRVDLVENHADEKPVSISGREIREQLQAGTLPDARIMRPETARILMEKMKK
- the aroB gene encoding 3-dehydroquinate synthase, with protein sequence MTSNSHSSVTVELGERSYSIHIGAGLLDGLGASVRSCCPGARQVAVVTDSNVGPLYADRALTSLAAEGFAATWMTIPAGESSKSLAIASELYDALAEGRHARDEPIIALGGGVVGDVAGFVAATWLRGVPLIQCPTTTEACFDASVGGKTAVNHAAGKNLIGAFHQPALVCIDTACLATLSDRDYRAGLAESVKHAIIADEAFLTWHEQHAAAICSRDDAALVQLVRRNCEIKTAVVAADEREASANGVGRAALNFGHTIGHALEAESAYGLRHGEAVALGMTAALELAVRLMRFPAALRDRVEALITALGLPTRLDRPLDLGVTLARLASDKKSAGGRVRFVLPCAIGSIEWAEPSEADVRAGLARLMVR
- the trxA_2 gene encoding Thioredoxin, with protein sequence MSKRLMVAIIVLIFAGASRGEEPFAKMSFKEACAAAKRDSKVVLIDFYTTWCGPCKRMDKTTWKDKKVIAWMKEKTVALKVDAEEDVELAKKYTIEGYPTIVFIKPDGTEIDRLVGGRDADGFLEDANAALSGKDGIARAKEKLKGGENDPMMRKQYAQSLEQKGKYDEALDEYLWCFDHGASSAGFGGVRLSFLLSDIHRLSAKLPRARQELEKRRDKAEAKVFAKSGGDSPFDPVRMNSLMEYNAINRTLGDLEKSLTLYDKVIAEEEPNPVFIRILLRDISELLVKKQRYADLLKGTGNAKDFVEQEISQFSMMTKALSKSKHADTMKDAAASLRKGVVDGCTPVYESLVGTGQHKQAEWVSNKLIEFDGSAETYIALMKRAVRAGNNELARKLAASAAKSLEGENAERVAHAAKDIPTE
- the dnaK_1 gene encoding Chaperone protein DnaK — its product is MAKIIGIDLGTTNSVVAVMEAGSPKVLTNAMGARTTPSVVAFTDKGERLVGQVAKHQQVTNPTNTVFSIKRFMGRRHSEVGSEEKLVPYTITGGAEELVKVKIRDKEYTPPEISAMILQDLKKTAEDYLGEKVTAAVITVPAYFNDSQRKATQEAGIIAGFDVKRVLPEPTAAALAYGMDKKKGGKIAVFDLGGGTFDISILDVGEGVFETLSINGDTHLGGDDYDQVMIDYVAEEFRKQYGIDLRKDPMAHQRLKEACEKAKCELSSSMETAINLPFITADASGPKHLNLTLTRSKFEQITEPLTERCRRPVLKALEDAKLSAGDIDECILVGGSTRIPAVQRLCKEIFGKEPNRSVNPDEAVGAGAAIQAGIIGGEVKDILVLDVTPLSLGVETLGGVMTVMIPRNTTIPTSKKEVYSTAADSQPEVTIQVLQGERPMAIDNRSLGKFNLTGIPPAPRGVPQIEVTFDIDANGILHVSAKDLGTGKENKIRIEGSSGLSEAEVEKMRKEAESHAADDQRKRELIDARNQADNLIYQTEKTLKEHGEKVPADERGKVESAINNLRDRLKGDDAGAIKKASEAVMTASQTLGKIIYEQAAKAGGAGGDGASGAPGGDGFGAAGASGGGSSSAKKDDDVIDAEFEVKK